The DNA region AGGGCAGCGCCCGCCGCCAGCCCGCCCACGAAGCCGTGGAGGAGCCGGCGGCGGGAGAGAGGCCGGGTCATCGGCTCAGGAGTACTTCACCGTGCAGCCGTAGGCGCGCGTGAGGGGCGTCTTCACCGGCTGGCCCGCGGCCACCGACGCCAGCGCCGCGCGCACGTAGTTGTTGGCGCCCTCGACGTCCGAGCGGCGCGTCGTGGGCCGGTCGTCGATCGCGCCCGCGTAGACGAGCAGGCCGGTCTTGTCCACGACGTACATGTGCGGAGTGTTGGTGGCGCCGTAGAGCTTGCCCACCGTGCCCTGCGGATCGAGGAGCACCGCGGTGGGGGCGGCCTTGCGGCTGGCCGTCAGCTCGTCGGCCTGCGGGGCGGTGACATAGCCCTGCGTGCCGGGCGCGGACGAGATGATGGTGAGCCACACCACGCCCTGGCCGGTCGTCTCCCGCTGCAGCGCCTGCATGTTGCCCGACTCGTAGTGCTTCCGCACGTAGGGGCACTCGTGATTGGTCCACTCGAGCACCACGACCTTGCCGCGGAGATCGCCGAGGCTCTGGGCGGCGCCGGTGGTGGCGGGCAGGGAGAACGGGGGCGCGGCGGTGCCGACCTTCGCGGTCGCAGCGGCGCCCGCGGAGCGCGGCGCGGCCAGGGCGGCGGCGACGCCGAGACCGGTCCCGGCGAGGAAGCGGCGGCGGCTGACGGGGATGTTCGACATGGCGTCTCCTTTGGATCGTGGCATGTCAGAGACCGTTCACGGCGTCGACGACGAGGCGCTCGCTGAGAATGGGCGGAAGAATGGTGGGCGCGGCGGGGCGGCCGCCGGGGGGATAGAGGACATAGAGGGGGACGCCGCTCCGTCCGAGGCCATCGAGCGCGGCGGCGATCTCCGCGCTGCGGCTGGTCCAATCGGCCTTGAGATAGACCACCTGCTTGCGCGCAAAGGCCGCCGCGACGTCGGGCGCCCGCAGGGCCACCCGCTCGTTGACCAGGCATGTGATGCACCAGGCGGCGGTGAAGTTCACGAACACGGGCCGGCCGGCGGCCTGCGCCTCGGCCACGCGGCGCGCGCTCCACGGCTCCCAGCGAATCATGCCGTCGGCCGCCGCCGCGTCCGGCGTGGGCGCGGGCGTGCCCAGGACGAATGCGCCCAGCGCCACCGCGAGCACCGCGCCGGCCAGGGAGGCAGCCGCGGCCATGCGGCGGCGTGCGGGCGCGCCGCCGCGCGCGACGCGAAGCGCCCACGCCGCGAGGGCGATCAGGATGAGCCCGGTCACCACCGCAGCGACACCTCGCTCGCCCGCCTGCTCGCGC from Candidatus Methylomirabilota bacterium includes:
- a CDS encoding thioredoxin family protein, producing the protein MSNIPVSRRRFLAGTGLGVAAALAAPRSAGAAATAKVGTAAPPFSLPATTGAAQSLGDLRGKVVVLEWTNHECPYVRKHYESGNMQALQRETTGQGVVWLTIISSAPGTQGYVTAPQADELTASRKAAPTAVLLDPQGTVGKLYGATNTPHMYVVDKTGLLVYAGAIDDRPTTRRSDVEGANNYVRAALASVAAGQPVKTPLTRAYGCTVKYS